A single region of the Halopiger xanaduensis SH-6 genome encodes:
- a CDS encoding MATE family efflux transporter → MSSGGVSDEGNLTDGSLVRPMFELAWPLVVIQLLQVAYNVGDTFWLGALSPDAVGAISLAFPLLFLLIAVGGGFTTAGAILVAQHTGAESGEGGLIAGQTISFVSLVAIGLGLLGYIATEPMLSVLPADADTQAEIIPLAAEYLQIFFLGLPFVFGFFVFVSLMRGYGNTYAPMRVMFVSVLINVVIDPLLIFGVGPLPHLGMAGAALATAFSRAIATAIGFYLLYYTDVGPDIRAEHLRPRLEYVRKIIRLGVPTSLEQSMTALALTGMTAMVVTFPPPVVGAYGLGNRLISLAFLPALGMGQAMDSIVGQNLGADRPDRAERAVWLGAGVVAAIMAVAGLFAYLFPEPFVSVFVTAEEEGREATIAYGSTYLQFAAFAFVFMGVMQVIQGAFRGAGNTKTALAFAILGLWIVRIPVAYYLIFVAGWGTTGIWTAVVLGDVAGATAAVAWFTRGTWKEAIVDEEGVDSDPESEAPEPTEADGEPVAE, encoded by the coding sequence ATGTCGTCCGGTGGAGTATCGGACGAGGGAAATCTGACCGACGGCTCCCTCGTCCGACCGATGTTCGAGTTGGCGTGGCCGCTGGTCGTCATTCAGTTGTTGCAGGTCGCGTACAACGTCGGCGACACCTTCTGGCTCGGCGCGCTGTCGCCCGACGCCGTCGGCGCGATCAGCCTCGCCTTTCCCCTCCTCTTCTTGCTGATCGCGGTCGGGGGCGGCTTCACGACCGCCGGTGCGATCCTGGTCGCTCAGCACACCGGCGCCGAAAGCGGCGAGGGCGGGCTGATCGCCGGACAGACGATCTCGTTCGTCTCGCTGGTCGCGATCGGACTCGGCCTGCTCGGCTATATTGCGACCGAGCCGATGCTCTCGGTCCTGCCCGCGGACGCCGATACGCAGGCCGAGATCATCCCGCTGGCCGCGGAGTACCTGCAGATCTTCTTCCTCGGCCTGCCGTTCGTCTTCGGCTTCTTCGTGTTCGTCTCGCTCATGCGGGGCTACGGCAACACGTACGCGCCGATGCGCGTGATGTTCGTCAGCGTCCTGATCAACGTCGTCATCGACCCGCTGCTTATCTTCGGCGTCGGCCCGCTGCCGCACCTCGGAATGGCCGGCGCCGCGCTGGCGACCGCCTTCTCGAGAGCGATCGCGACGGCGATCGGCTTCTACTTGCTGTACTACACCGACGTTGGGCCCGACATTCGGGCCGAACACCTCCGGCCGCGACTGGAGTACGTCCGCAAGATCATCCGGCTGGGCGTGCCCACGTCGCTCGAGCAGTCGATGACGGCGCTGGCGCTGACGGGGATGACGGCGATGGTCGTCACGTTCCCGCCGCCGGTCGTCGGAGCCTACGGGCTGGGGAACCGGCTGATCTCGCTGGCCTTTCTCCCCGCGCTAGGGATGGGACAGGCGATGGACTCGATCGTCGGGCAGAACTTGGGCGCCGACCGACCCGACCGAGCGGAGCGAGCGGTCTGGCTCGGCGCCGGCGTCGTCGCGGCGATCATGGCCGTCGCCGGACTGTTCGCGTACCTCTTCCCGGAGCCGTTCGTCTCCGTGTTCGTCACCGCCGAGGAGGAGGGACGCGAAGCGACGATCGCGTACGGGTCGACCTACCTCCAGTTCGCCGCGTTCGCCTTCGTCTTCATGGGTGTGATGCAGGTGATTCAGGGGGCGTTCCGCGGCGCTGGGAACACGAAAACGGCGCTTGCCTTCGCCATCCTCGGTCTCTGGATCGTCCGCATCCCGGTCGCCTACTACCTGATCTTCGTCGCCGGCTGGGGGACGACCGGCATCTGGACGGCCGTCGTCCTCGGCGACGTCGCCGGCGCGACCGCGGCCGTCGCGTGGTTCACTCGCGGCACCTGGAAGGAAGCGATCGTCGACGAGGAGGGGGTCGATTCGGATCCGGAGTCCGAGGCCCCGGAGCCGACCGAGGCCGACGGCGAACCCGTCGCCGAGTGA
- a CDS encoding methyl-accepting chemotaxis protein, which produces MKTRTQPTHDIEPETDADLASFWRHAFTSLVETFPEPAFIVDEGGYITDWNAGAEGLTGYPSEQVVGQHAYDVFGTEGQDETLAEEVLRTGRVIREEEIRSAETADGELAHARALGVPITTPDGDVVGAVEVLTRVTTLVEQQEQIRHLQEQMSDEVEGAVDELQASTTDVAENSQEISDLAADQSESLGDVQDEVSTFSATVEEIASSAEEVSSQSEQARTLSEESVETAQDTLEAMDDVAAEADDVAADATKLAERIDEIDDIVEVINDIADQTNLLALNANIEAAHSDASSDGFAVVANEIKSLAEQSKERADEIERIVTEVRETTLETVDSVEATNEEIGSVVTDIETVVENQREILDAIEDTDQGIAEIATATDQQAASAEEIATMVDSVAERGDEVADSVQDVAAATEQQTAMVENIEASIESLERDIEDVLD; this is translated from the coding sequence ATGAAGACTCGAACGCAGCCGACCCACGATATCGAACCGGAGACGGATGCGGATCTCGCCTCGTTCTGGCGCCACGCCTTTACCTCGCTTGTCGAGACGTTTCCCGAACCGGCCTTTATCGTCGACGAAGGCGGATACATCACGGACTGGAACGCCGGCGCGGAGGGGCTCACCGGCTACCCGTCCGAGCAGGTCGTCGGCCAGCACGCCTACGACGTCTTCGGAACGGAAGGACAGGACGAAACGCTCGCCGAGGAGGTTCTCCGAACCGGCCGGGTCATCCGCGAGGAGGAGATCCGGTCCGCAGAAACGGCCGACGGCGAGCTGGCGCACGCGCGAGCGCTCGGGGTGCCGATCACGACGCCGGACGGCGACGTCGTCGGTGCCGTCGAGGTTCTCACGCGTGTCACGACGCTCGTCGAACAACAGGAGCAGATCCGACACCTCCAGGAGCAGATGAGCGACGAGGTCGAAGGCGCCGTCGACGAACTCCAGGCGTCGACGACGGACGTCGCTGAAAACTCCCAAGAAATCAGCGATCTCGCTGCGGACCAGTCCGAGAGCCTCGGAGACGTTCAGGACGAAGTATCGACGTTCAGCGCGACCGTCGAGGAGATTGCCTCCAGCGCGGAGGAGGTCAGCAGCCAGAGCGAACAGGCGCGCACCCTCTCCGAGGAGTCGGTCGAGACGGCTCAGGACACGCTCGAGGCGATGGACGACGTCGCCGCGGAGGCGGACGACGTCGCCGCGGACGCGACGAAGTTAGCCGAGCGGATCGACGAGATCGACGACATCGTCGAGGTTATCAACGACATCGCCGATCAGACCAATCTCCTGGCGCTCAACGCGAACATCGAGGCGGCCCACAGCGACGCCTCGAGCGACGGGTTCGCCGTCGTCGCGAACGAGATCAAGAGCCTCGCGGAACAGTCGAAGGAGCGTGCCGACGAGATCGAACGGATCGTCACGGAGGTTCGCGAAACCACGCTCGAGACGGTCGATAGCGTGGAGGCGACCAACGAAGAGATCGGGAGCGTCGTCACCGACATCGAGACCGTCGTAGAGAACCAGCGGGAGATTCTCGACGCCATCGAGGACACCGATCAGGGTATCGCCGAGATCGCGACCGCGACCGACCAACAGGCCGCGAGTGCGGAGGAGATCGCGACGATGGTCGATTCGGTCGCCGAGCGCGGGGACGAGGTGGCGGACTCGGTGCAGGACGTCGCCGCCGCGACCGAACAGCAGACGGCGATGGTCGAAAACATCGAAGCGAGCATCGAGTCCCTCGAGCGGGACATCGAGGACGTCCTCGACTGA
- the mtnP gene encoding S-methyl-5'-thioadenosine phosphorylase, which produces MTIGVIGGSGIYEALPLENTRKEEVSTPYGEPSDAVTLGELAGKEVAFLPRHGEDHQHAPTDASYRANIYALKSVGVDRVIATNAVGSLREDLPPRTLVVPDQIFDRTKHRSPSFFGDGMVVHMGFADPYCPAMVDHLSNAAAEATDDGTKTEEGGTYVCIEGPQYSTRAESEFYRDQGWDIVGMTAIPEAKLAREAELSYATVAGVTDYDVWKEDNEVTLEEVLANAEANQDAINEVVEHAIRTMPEDFESKAWSALEGTINTPADAIPEETRERVDLLAGDYLD; this is translated from the coding sequence ATGACGATCGGAGTCATCGGCGGCAGCGGCATCTACGAAGCGCTGCCCCTCGAGAACACCCGGAAAGAGGAGGTATCGACGCCCTACGGCGAACCCAGCGACGCGGTGACGCTCGGCGAACTCGCCGGGAAGGAGGTCGCCTTCCTGCCGCGCCACGGCGAGGACCACCAGCACGCGCCGACCGACGCCTCGTACCGAGCGAACATCTACGCGCTCAAGTCCGTCGGCGTCGACCGCGTCATCGCGACGAACGCGGTCGGCAGCCTCCGCGAGGACCTGCCCCCGCGGACGCTGGTCGTCCCCGACCAGATCTTCGACCGCACCAAACACCGCTCGCCGTCGTTCTTCGGCGACGGCATGGTCGTCCACATGGGCTTTGCCGACCCCTACTGTCCTGCGATGGTCGATCACCTCTCGAACGCCGCGGCCGAGGCCACCGACGACGGCACGAAGACCGAGGAGGGCGGCACCTACGTCTGCATCGAGGGGCCGCAGTACTCCACCCGCGCGGAGAGCGAATTCTACCGCGATCAGGGCTGGGACATCGTCGGCATGACCGCCATCCCGGAGGCCAAACTCGCCCGCGAGGCCGAACTGAGCTACGCCACCGTCGCCGGCGTTACCGACTACGACGTCTGGAAAGAGGACAACGAGGTCACGCTCGAGGAAGTCCTCGCGAACGCCGAAGCGAACCAGGACGCGATCAACGAGGTCGTCGAGCACGCCATCCGAACGATGCCCGAGGACTTCGAAAGTAAGGCCTGGTCGGCCCTCGAAGGGACGATCAACACGCCTGCGGACGCGATCCCGGAAGAGACCCGAGAGCGCGTCGACCTGCTGGCCGGCGACTACCTCGACTGA
- a CDS encoding heavy metal translocating P-type ATPase, with product MASSSDVRADEPRCPLCGRPLPETVVAAEPDADEVDASAATDGDTYCSSGCREIDVALEAPAEADAGDAVRSDERHGDESEALENEDDLERTYFRVDGMHSATCESFLESVAEKREGVADAAASYVTEAVRVDYDPDRISKSDLRGALSTLGYTAYLREEATADDDAGATRRAREMSGLRKRRSEDFLEIQYVAGIVFGSFLLVPYAAVFYPMFLAAYSDWGPLRYYDTAFTGFDNLLFLPLFSVVTGVVLYLTGLPLLRGAYVSLKLRRPNTQLLAALTIVSAYVYGTASFFLGRTDLYYDLTIVVAALVMGAIFAEATVKRRATERLTDLTVSQVDTARVLESDGGTTDVSVADLEPDDRVLVREGERVPVDGVLVDGTCTVDEAVVTGESLPVAKESGDEVIGGSVVTDGAAVVDVGPATESSIEHLTEVVWNLQSAAHGVQRHADALAVRVAPLVLGAAVAVGAVQFLQIGDPATAALAALLTIMVASPWALGLATPASVAANIRDAMEQGIVVFDETVFERLRDVDTVVFDKTGTLTTGEMTVLEADAPDDLLAAAAALERRASHPAATAIAAAFGDAGGSDTDGDEAVRPDGGSSLSVRDFENHGTGVSGRIDGDRLLVGHPDLFRERGWELEDDFERRLEGARSAGNLPIVVGRNGRADGLVVVGDEPRDDWAKTVSSLHENGIEVVVLTGDERAATEFFSGHDAVDRVFAGVPPEGKTEAVRRLEREGCVAMVGDGTNDAPALAEADLGISLGSGTALASDASDLAIVEDDLSAVERAFRLAAAARRRVRRNLALALVYNAIAIPVAALGLLNPLFATAAVAVGALCIGANVSWPLLEE from the coding sequence GTGGCATCGTCATCGGACGTGCGAGCCGACGAGCCGCGGTGTCCGCTGTGCGGGCGTCCGCTTCCGGAAACGGTCGTCGCTGCCGAACCGGACGCCGACGAGGTGGACGCGAGCGCGGCGACGGATGGCGACACGTACTGCTCGAGCGGCTGTCGGGAGATCGATGTGGCGCTCGAGGCGCCCGCAGAGGCCGACGCCGGCGATGCAGTCCGTAGCGACGAGCGACACGGCGACGAGAGCGAGGCGCTCGAGAACGAAGACGACCTCGAGCGAACGTACTTCCGCGTCGACGGCATGCACTCGGCGACCTGCGAGTCGTTCCTCGAGTCGGTCGCCGAGAAGCGGGAGGGGGTCGCCGACGCCGCGGCGAGTTACGTCACCGAGGCCGTCCGGGTGGACTACGATCCCGATCGCATCTCCAAGTCGGACTTGCGAGGTGCGCTGAGTACGCTCGGCTACACGGCCTACCTCCGGGAGGAGGCGACGGCCGACGACGACGCGGGCGCCACCCGTCGCGCGCGAGAGATGAGCGGGCTGCGAAAGCGTCGCAGCGAGGACTTCCTCGAGATTCAGTACGTCGCCGGCATCGTCTTCGGCTCCTTCCTGTTGGTTCCCTACGCCGCCGTCTTCTACCCGATGTTCCTCGCAGCCTACTCCGATTGGGGACCGCTGCGCTACTACGATACCGCGTTCACGGGTTTCGACAACCTCCTCTTCCTGCCGCTGTTTTCCGTCGTTACGGGCGTCGTCCTCTACCTGACCGGGCTCCCGCTGTTGCGCGGCGCGTACGTCAGTCTGAAACTGCGCCGACCGAACACGCAACTGCTCGCCGCGCTCACGATCGTCAGCGCGTACGTCTACGGAACCGCGTCTTTCTTCCTCGGCCGGACTGACCTCTACTACGACCTCACGATCGTCGTCGCCGCCCTCGTCATGGGTGCGATCTTCGCCGAGGCGACGGTCAAGCGTCGAGCGACTGAGCGGCTCACCGACCTCACCGTCTCGCAGGTCGATACGGCCCGCGTGCTCGAGTCCGACGGCGGAACGACCGACGTTTCGGTCGCGGACCTCGAGCCCGACGACCGCGTGCTCGTCCGGGAGGGCGAGCGCGTGCCCGTCGACGGCGTACTGGTCGACGGCACCTGCACGGTCGACGAGGCGGTCGTCACCGGCGAGTCGCTCCCGGTCGCGAAGGAGTCGGGCGACGAGGTGATCGGCGGCTCGGTCGTCACCGACGGCGCGGCGGTCGTCGACGTCGGCCCGGCGACGGAAAGCAGCATCGAGCACCTGACGGAGGTCGTCTGGAACCTCCAGAGCGCCGCCCACGGTGTGCAGCGCCACGCCGACGCGCTCGCGGTGCGGGTCGCACCGCTGGTCCTCGGCGCCGCGGTCGCCGTCGGCGCCGTACAGTTCCTCCAGATCGGCGACCCCGCGACCGCCGCACTGGCCGCGCTCCTGACGATCATGGTCGCGAGCCCGTGGGCGCTCGGCCTCGCGACGCCGGCCTCCGTCGCCGCCAACATCCGGGACGCGATGGAGCAGGGAATCGTCGTCTTCGATGAAACCGTCTTCGAGCGGCTCCGCGACGTCGACACCGTCGTTTTCGACAAAACCGGGACGCTCACGACCGGCGAGATGACGGTTCTCGAGGCCGACGCGCCCGACGACCTCCTGGCTGCCGCCGCGGCGCTCGAACGTCGAGCATCTCACCCGGCGGCGACGGCAATCGCGGCGGCGTTCGGTGACGCCGGCGGTTCCGATACTGACGGCGACGAGGCGGTTCGTCCCGACGGCGGTTCGAGCCTCTCCGTTCGGGACTTCGAGAACCACGGCACCGGCGTCTCCGGGCGTATCGATGGCGATCGGCTACTCGTCGGCCATCCCGACCTCTTTCGGGAGCGCGGGTGGGAACTCGAGGACGATTTCGAGCGGCGACTCGAGGGCGCCCGCAGCGCCGGCAATCTGCCGATCGTCGTCGGGCGAAACGGCCGCGCGGACGGGCTCGTCGTGGTCGGCGACGAACCCAGGGACGACTGGGCGAAGACGGTCTCGAGCCTCCACGAGAACGGGATCGAGGTCGTCGTCCTGACGGGCGACGAGCGGGCGGCGACCGAGTTCTTCAGCGGTCACGACGCCGTCGACCGCGTGTTCGCGGGCGTCCCTCCTGAAGGGAAAACCGAAGCGGTCCGGCGCCTCGAGCGGGAGGGGTGCGTCGCGATGGTCGGCGACGGGACGAACGACGCGCCCGCGCTGGCCGAGGCCGACCTGGGTATCTCGCTCGGGAGCGGCACGGCGTTAGCCTCGGACGCGTCGGATCTCGCGATCGTCGAGGACGACCTGTCCGCGGTCGAACGGGCCTTTCGGCTGGCCGCAGCGGCGCGTCGGCGCGTCAGGCGCAACCTCGCGCTGGCGCTCGTCTACAACGCGATCGCGATTCCGGTCGCCGCGCTCGGGTTGTTGAACCCGCTGTTCGCGACTGCTGCCGTCGCCGTGGGTGCGCTCTGTATCGGGGCGAACGTCTCGTGGCCCCTGCTCGAGGAGTGA
- the smc gene encoding chromosome segregation protein SMC has translation MHIKAVVLDNFKSFGRKTKIPFYEDFTVVTGPNGSGKSNIIDSILFALGLARTRGIRAEKLTDLIYNPGHEDGSSSSGPREATVEVVLDNSDGTLDRSQVVNAAGSDDVGDVDEIRIRRRVKETEDNYYSYYYLNDRSVNLSDIQDLLAQAGVTPEGYNVVMQGDVTEIINMTPHARREIIDEIAGVAEFDAKKEDAFEELEVVEERIDEAELRIEEKRDRLEQLEDERRTALRYRRLRDEKEEYEGYKKASELEEKREELDAAEEKVDELAEELEDLQRELDERQGKVVRLQEDLEDLNAEIERKGEDEQLRIKSEIEEIKGDISRLEDKIEASEEHIEEAESKRREAFVQIDRKQEEIEELEDEMREHKLEKASIKTEIQEREQEKKQLEAEIDAVDTEFDELKADLAERKEELEDAKTEKNDLQREQDRLLDEARRRSNEISEKEGTIEDRREEIPELESRKSDLKRELEKAEKNRANIAGVVDDLKDEKRRIQSDIDELDDEIQAKQQEYAELEANAGESGDSSFGRSVTTILNSGIDGVHGAVAQLGNVSGEYAVACETAAGGRLANVVVDDDVVGQQCIEHLKSRNAGRATFLPLTDMSQRRLPNAPSDPGVVDFAYNLVDFDDQYAGVFSYVLGDTLVVEDIETARSYMGDYRMVTLDGDLVEKSGAMTGGSGSGSRYSFTGGGEGQLERVAKQITELQEERESLREDLRGVEERLDDARDRKTDAADEVRSIESEIESLEDKRESIEDEIETLETELEELREERESVDERMNDISGEIDEQTAAIEEIQADIDELEAELEDSKIPELTEQIEELEGEIDEREAQIDEIDGTLNELELEKEYAEDAIEGLHDDIEAAQNKKAEHENRIEECEATIEEKEAELEEKREAVEELEEELAELKEDRNELREDLEDARTKRDQQQDRVNAVQSKLESKRERVQDLEWEIEGLESEVGDYDPEDVPDHDTVLEMIELLTADMEAMEPVNMLAIDEYDEVREDLEELEDAKDTLVEEAEGIRDRIEQYETQKKETFMTAYEAISEHFTEIFEKLSEGTGTLHLENEDDPFDGGLTMKAQPGDKPIQRLDAMSGGEKSLTALAFIFAIQRHNPAPFYALDEVDAFLDAVNAERIGEMVEELADEAQFVVVSHRSAMLDRSQRAIGVTMQQDNVSAVTGIDLSSEGDGETEEVPVGD, from the coding sequence ATGCACATCAAGGCAGTCGTTCTGGACAACTTCAAGAGCTTCGGCCGGAAGACGAAGATCCCGTTCTACGAGGATTTCACGGTCGTCACCGGCCCGAACGGCTCCGGGAAGTCTAACATCATCGATTCGATCCTCTTCGCGCTCGGGCTCGCCCGCACCCGCGGGATCCGCGCGGAGAAGCTAACCGACCTCATCTACAATCCCGGCCACGAGGACGGCTCGTCCTCGAGCGGGCCGCGCGAGGCGACCGTGGAGGTCGTCCTCGACAATAGCGACGGCACCTTAGACCGCTCGCAGGTCGTCAACGCCGCCGGCAGCGACGACGTCGGCGACGTCGACGAGATCCGCATCCGCCGCCGGGTGAAAGAAACCGAGGACAACTACTACTCGTACTACTATCTGAACGACCGCTCGGTCAACCTCTCGGACATCCAGGACCTGCTCGCGCAGGCCGGCGTCACGCCCGAGGGGTACAACGTCGTCATGCAGGGCGACGTCACCGAGATCATCAACATGACGCCCCACGCCCGGCGGGAGATCATCGACGAGATCGCCGGCGTGGCGGAGTTCGACGCCAAGAAGGAGGACGCCTTCGAGGAACTCGAGGTCGTCGAGGAACGGATCGACGAGGCCGAACTCCGCATCGAGGAGAAGCGCGACCGCCTCGAGCAACTCGAGGACGAGCGCCGAACGGCCCTCCGCTACCGACGCCTCCGCGACGAGAAGGAGGAATACGAGGGCTACAAGAAAGCCAGCGAACTCGAGGAGAAGCGCGAAGAACTCGACGCCGCCGAGGAGAAGGTCGACGAACTCGCCGAGGAACTCGAGGATCTCCAGCGGGAACTCGACGAGCGCCAGGGCAAGGTCGTCCGCCTGCAGGAGGACCTCGAGGACCTGAACGCCGAGATCGAGCGCAAGGGCGAGGACGAACAACTGCGCATCAAGAGCGAAATCGAGGAGATCAAGGGCGACATCTCGCGGCTCGAGGACAAGATCGAGGCCAGCGAGGAGCACATCGAGGAGGCCGAGTCCAAGCGCCGCGAAGCGTTCGTCCAGATCGACCGCAAGCAGGAGGAGATCGAGGAACTCGAGGACGAGATGCGCGAGCACAAACTCGAGAAGGCCTCGATCAAGACCGAGATACAGGAACGCGAGCAGGAAAAGAAGCAACTCGAGGCCGAAATCGACGCCGTCGACACCGAGTTCGACGAGCTCAAGGCCGACCTCGCCGAGCGCAAGGAGGAACTCGAGGACGCCAAAACCGAGAAGAACGACCTCCAGCGCGAGCAGGACCGCCTGCTCGACGAGGCGCGCCGGCGCTCGAACGAGATCAGCGAGAAGGAGGGGACGATCGAGGACCGGCGCGAGGAGATTCCGGAACTCGAGAGCCGCAAGAGCGACTTAAAGCGCGAACTCGAGAAGGCCGAGAAGAACCGCGCGAACATCGCGGGCGTCGTCGACGACCTGAAAGACGAGAAGCGCCGGATCCAGTCAGATATCGACGAACTGGACGACGAGATCCAGGCGAAACAGCAGGAGTACGCCGAACTCGAGGCCAACGCCGGCGAGAGCGGAGACTCCTCGTTCGGCCGGTCGGTGACGACGATCCTCAACTCGGGGATCGACGGCGTCCACGGCGCGGTCGCCCAGCTGGGGAACGTCTCCGGCGAGTACGCCGTGGCCTGCGAGACCGCCGCGGGCGGTCGCCTCGCGAACGTGGTCGTCGACGACGACGTCGTCGGCCAGCAGTGTATCGAACACCTCAAGTCCCGGAATGCGGGTCGGGCGACGTTCCTGCCGCTGACGGACATGAGCCAGCGGCGGCTGCCCAACGCACCCAGCGATCCGGGCGTCGTCGACTTCGCGTACAACCTCGTCGACTTCGACGACCAGTACGCCGGCGTCTTCTCGTACGTGCTCGGCGACACGCTCGTCGTCGAGGACATCGAGACCGCCCGCTCGTACATGGGCGACTACCGGATGGTCACGCTCGACGGCGACTTAGTCGAGAAAAGCGGCGCGATGACCGGCGGCTCCGGTAGCGGCTCCCGCTACTCGTTCACCGGCGGCGGCGAGGGTCAACTCGAGCGCGTCGCCAAGCAGATCACGGAGCTGCAAGAGGAGCGCGAGTCGCTGCGCGAGGACCTGCGCGGCGTCGAGGAGCGCCTCGACGACGCTCGCGACCGGAAGACCGACGCGGCCGACGAGGTTCGCTCGATCGAAAGCGAAATCGAGAGCCTCGAGGACAAACGCGAGTCCATCGAGGACGAAATCGAGACGCTCGAGACGGAACTCGAGGAGCTACGCGAGGAGCGCGAGTCGGTCGACGAGCGGATGAACGATATTTCCGGCGAGATCGACGAGCAGACCGCCGCGATCGAGGAAATTCAGGCCGATATCGACGAACTCGAGGCCGAACTCGAGGACTCGAAGATTCCGGAACTCACCGAGCAGATCGAGGAACTCGAGGGCGAGATCGACGAGCGCGAGGCCCAGATCGACGAGATCGACGGCACGCTCAACGAGCTCGAACTCGAGAAGGAGTACGCCGAGGACGCGATCGAGGGCCTCCACGACGACATCGAGGCGGCCCAGAACAAGAAGGCCGAGCACGAGAACCGCATCGAGGAGTGCGAGGCGACGATCGAGGAGAAGGAAGCCGAACTCGAGGAGAAACGCGAAGCCGTCGAGGAACTCGAGGAAGAGCTCGCCGAGCTCAAGGAAGACCGCAACGAGCTCCGCGAGGACCTCGAGGACGCGCGGACGAAACGCGACCAGCAGCAGGATCGCGTCAACGCCGTCCAGAGCAAACTCGAGAGCAAGCGCGAGCGCGTCCAGGACCTAGAGTGGGAGATCGAGGGCCTCGAGTCGGAGGTCGGCGACTACGACCCCGAGGACGTGCCGGACCACGACACCGTCCTCGAGATGATCGAACTGCTGACGGCCGACATGGAGGCGATGGAGCCGGTCAACATGCTCGCGATCGACGAGTACGACGAGGTCCGCGAGGATCTCGAGGAACTCGAGGACGCGAAGGACACGCTCGTCGAGGAGGCCGAGGGCATTCGCGACCGGATCGAGCAGTACGAGACCCAGAAGAAAGAGACGTTCATGACGGCCTACGAGGCCATCTCCGAGCACTTCACGGAGATCTTCGAGAAGCTCTCGGAGGGGACCGGCACCTTGCACCTCGAGAACGAGGACGATCCCTTCGACGGCGGGCTGACGATGAAGGCCCAGCCGGGCGACAAGCCGATCCAGCGTCTCGACGCGATGTCCGGCGGGGAGAAGTCTCTGACCGCGCTGGCGTTCATCTTCGCGATCCAGCGGCACAACCCGGCGCCGTTCTACGCGCTGGACGAGGTCGACGCCTTCCTCGACGCCGTCAACGCCGAGCGGATCGGAGAGATGGTCGAGGAACTTGCCGACGAGGCCCAGTTCGTCGTCGTCTCGCACCGCTCGGCGATGCTCGACCGCTCCCAGCGAGCGATCGGCGTCACGATGCAGCAGGACAACGTGAGCGCGGTGACCGGCATCGACCTGAGTAGCGAGGGCGACGGCGAGACCGAGGAGGTGCCGGTCGGTGACTAG
- a CDS encoding segregation and condensation protein A, producing the protein MTREERDPRDDETTREDFYREVRTDGGDDDIPLNIAGHEDRERPGSDGSSDSSDADADADETVLAFSESDAGLESETPTAEGDTDDADDEDDEVEPVELLVQLAENGEIDPWDIDVVRVTDKFLEALDDADLRTSGRALFYASVLLRMKSDELFAPDEPEEEELPPWEAPFADEGPMDGAEGGDDAGGHPPGFDPVENLENEMERRLERKHARGKPETLDELVRELRSAERDSWWKESRSYDTSDSPRGYDRGVQELSYHSEDQFRVDDEPTSDDVTHTTHEEDIETVIDDVEAALEDQYERGREEVLYAEIDEVGGSRVMTYLALLFLAHRGRIELEQDELFGDLWIQRPTVDVEPEEAVAD; encoded by the coding sequence GTGACTAGGGAGGAGCGCGATCCGCGAGACGACGAGACGACGCGCGAGGATTTCTACCGCGAGGTTCGTACCGACGGCGGTGACGACGATATCCCGCTGAACATCGCGGGGCACGAAGACCGAGAGCGCCCCGGTTCGGATGGTTCGAGCGACTCGAGCGACGCCGACGCCGACGCCGACGAGACGGTCCTCGCGTTCTCGGAGTCCGACGCCGGACTCGAGTCGGAGACGCCGACGGCCGAGGGGGACACCGACGACGCGGATGATGAGGACGACGAAGTCGAACCCGTCGAACTTCTCGTCCAGCTCGCCGAAAACGGCGAGATCGACCCCTGGGACATCGACGTCGTCCGCGTCACCGACAAGTTTCTCGAGGCGCTGGACGACGCCGACCTGCGAACCTCGGGACGAGCCTTATTCTACGCGAGCGTCCTCCTGCGGATGAAAAGCGACGAACTGTTCGCGCCCGACGAACCCGAGGAGGAGGAACTGCCCCCGTGGGAGGCGCCCTTCGCGGACGAGGGACCGATGGACGGCGCCGAAGGCGGTGACGACGCCGGCGGCCACCCGCCCGGCTTCGACCCTGTCGAGAACCTCGAGAACGAGATGGAACGGCGCCTCGAGCGCAAGCACGCCCGCGGGAAGCCGGAAACGCTCGACGAACTGGTGCGGGAGCTACGCAGCGCCGAGCGGGACTCCTGGTGGAAGGAGTCGCGCAGCTACGACACCAGCGACTCGCCGCGGGGGTACGACCGCGGCGTGCAGGAGCTGAGCTACCACTCGGAGGACCAGTTCCGCGTCGACGACGAACCGACCAGCGACGACGTCACGCACACGACCCACGAGGAGGATATCGAGACCGTCATCGACGACGTCGAAGCGGCGCTCGAGGACCAGTACGAACGGGGCCGCGAGGAGGTGCTGTACGCCGAGATCGACGAGGTCGGCGGCTCGCGCGTGATGACCTATCTCGCGCTGCTCTTTCTCGCCCACCGCGGCCGAATCGAACTCGAGCAGGACGAACTGTTTGGCGATCTCTGGATCCAGCGACCGACCGTCGACGTCGAACCGGAAGAGGCGGTCGCGGACTGA